A genomic region of Vitreimonas flagellata contains the following coding sequences:
- a CDS encoding PepSY domain-containing protein, producing the protein MLNNVRSRIAAASAALVLVGAFAVPAYAQSNNTQPELSLSQIESRLSGQGFRVVEIERDDGLYEVKAFDAQNRCVELHLNRSSGEIVRSESDDDCHGDDHNRRGGRNR; encoded by the coding sequence ATGCTCAATAACGTTCGCTCACGCATCGCCGCCGCTTCCGCTGCTTTGGTGCTCGTCGGCGCGTTCGCCGTGCCGGCCTATGCGCAATCTAACAATACCCAGCCTGAACTCTCGCTGAGCCAGATCGAAAGCCGCCTGTCAGGTCAGGGCTTCCGCGTTGTCGAAATCGAGCGCGATGACGGCTTGTATGAGGTGAAGGCGTTCGACGCTCAGAACCGCTGTGTGGAACTGCATCTGAACCGCAGCTCTGGCGAAATCGTGCGCAGCGAAAGCGACGACGATTGCCATGGCGACGACCACAATCGTCGCGGCGGCCGCAACCGTTAA
- a CDS encoding DUF3833 family protein: protein MNAYVIAALAGLLLLAACATRPPLPRETAEDTFVIEEDLAGRTSARGEFRAINGVRRGFTAHLDGTWDGRTFTLVEDFEFDDGQRDRKTWRLERVGPGAYVGTREDVVGQARGYQDGRAFRLEYDVRLTNADGTPGRQVRFRDVMVLTPEGAVLNRANVGLWGLRVAQVELTIARETEAAAVAAQ from the coding sequence ATGAACGCCTATGTGATCGCAGCGCTTGCGGGATTGCTGTTGCTGGCCGCCTGCGCCACGCGCCCGCCGCTGCCGCGCGAAACTGCGGAAGATACCTTTGTCATCGAGGAAGACCTGGCCGGGCGCACCAGTGCGCGCGGCGAATTCCGCGCCATCAACGGCGTCCGACGCGGGTTCACGGCGCATCTCGATGGGACCTGGGATGGGCGCACTTTCACGTTGGTCGAGGATTTCGAGTTCGATGACGGCCAGCGCGACCGCAAAACCTGGCGGCTCGAACGTGTGGGGCCGGGCGCATATGTCGGCACGCGCGAGGATGTCGTCGGCCAGGCGCGCGGCTACCAAGACGGGCGCGCTTTCCGGCTCGAATACGACGTGCGCTTGACCAATGCGGACGGCACGCCCGGACGTCAGGTTCGTTTTCGCGACGTGATGGTTCTGACGCCGGAAGGCGCGGTTTTGAACCGGGCGAATGTCGGTCTGTGGGGCCTGCGCGTGGCGCAGGTGGAACTCACGATCGCGCGCGAAACGGAGGCTGCGGCGGTGGCGGCGCAGTAA
- a CDS encoding exodeoxyribonuclease VII small subunit yields MSQTAADPSTLSFEDSLAELEKIVAHLERGDVPLADSIRIYKRGAALKARCEGQLKDAQLEVDQIVMGPDGPRTEPAKLGQ; encoded by the coding sequence ATGAGCCAAACAGCTGCTGACCCGTCTACGCTATCGTTCGAGGACTCCCTGGCGGAACTCGAAAAAATCGTCGCGCATCTGGAGCGGGGCGATGTGCCGTTGGCGGACTCGATTCGTATTTACAAGCGCGGCGCAGCCTTGAAGGCGCGCTGCGAAGGCCAGCTGAAGGACGCGCAGTTGGAAGTCGATCAAATCGTGATGGGCCCAGACGGCCCACGCACCGAGCCCGCGAAGCTCGGGCAGTAA
- a CDS encoding histidine phosphatase family protein — MTTTMAPEETLDRRISARIGTIVIARHGMPHVDRTVRIDHRGYRDWWANYDLSGLHPDEKPPEKLLRLAEASDVIYASTLQRAIHTAQMVAGGREIITDPVFVEAPLPPPPIWGNRSPGAWGVWARAAWMLGRHEGGESREDAELRAEAAVATLTAQALRGQNVLLCAHGWFNRMMRPVLRRQGWREVEDCGDYYWSHRRYEK, encoded by the coding sequence ATGACGACGACCATGGCGCCGGAAGAGACGCTAGATCGCCGTATTAGCGCGCGGATCGGCACAATTGTGATCGCGCGGCATGGTATGCCGCACGTCGATCGCACTGTGCGCATCGATCATCGCGGCTATCGCGACTGGTGGGCCAATTACGATTTGAGCGGCCTGCATCCGGACGAAAAACCACCGGAGAAATTGCTGCGCCTCGCTGAGGCGAGCGACGTGATTTACGCGTCCACGTTGCAGCGTGCGATCCACACCGCGCAAATGGTGGCTGGTGGGCGCGAAATCATCACCGATCCTGTCTTCGTCGAAGCGCCCTTGCCGCCGCCGCCGATCTGGGGGAACCGCAGCCCTGGCGCTTGGGGCGTGTGGGCGCGCGCTGCCTGGATGCTGGGCCGCCACGAGGGCGGTGAAAGCCGCGAGGACGCGGAATTGCGCGCCGAGGCTGCCGTAGCAACGCTTACCGCCCAGGCGCTGCGCGGCCAGAATGTGCTGCTGTGCGCGCACGGCTGGTTCAACCGGATGATGCGTCCCGTTTTGCGCCGCCAAGGCTGGCGCGAGGTCGAGGATTGCGGGGATTATTACTGGTCCCACCGCCGCTACGAAAAGTGA
- a CDS encoding DUF418 domain-containing protein — protein MSEAAATRTRLHGYDLARAIAIFGMVLINFPIFFAAIDEAVSTPLAWIANIHFGRAAALFVTLAGAGIALMADGAKPWRVRKTLLLRALFLLVLGSTLLALGWGIDILHHYAFYLALAALLFITAPRWVLLTFAILIAVATLALSAAFPELDLSVSTDFPPGGESASYWSPLGLLQNAFVGGVHPVLPWFAFLLMGMWTGRHDLTDAATRARLIVLGGGLAVLAPLLSIALEYATVAEILPDQTLNYLGVVHAPSPLYVAGAVGSSIFMIALCQAIVARLPANLIVRALIHAGQLALTIYVAHALLGVVIPRDVFGIETFDLVLVLAYALTFCAVAVIAAHLYRRKFSRGPIESLMRMLTGGTPEKDAAPIRAQATAPQKYWLQVLATAALALLAIQFTGAPPHFDCATPALDTRTTGALSLLCPRQSFDVSVPARTDVVFETHSSRDLYLELRRDGETIAQNDDGGSGANARIATTLEPGAYTLLVRPYESAHGVFALTRVDSPPTVATLLPGQICSDSCASARDGECDDGGANSLYAVCDLGSDCGDCGIRTEEEFRAQLDANGRQCQNTCAYANDKECDDGGAGSLNSLCAYGSDCNDCGPREPRLSSMR, from the coding sequence ATGAGCGAAGCGGCGGCAACGCGCACACGTTTGCACGGCTACGACCTGGCGCGCGCCATCGCCATTTTCGGCATGGTGCTGATCAACTTTCCGATCTTCTTCGCCGCAATCGATGAAGCCGTCAGCACGCCGCTGGCGTGGATCGCCAACATTCACTTTGGCCGCGCGGCCGCTCTGTTCGTCACGCTAGCCGGCGCCGGCATTGCGCTGATGGCGGACGGAGCCAAGCCTTGGCGCGTGCGCAAGACGCTCTTGCTGCGCGCGCTTTTTCTGTTGGTGCTTGGCAGCACATTGCTCGCGCTGGGCTGGGGCATCGACATCCTGCATCATTACGCGTTCTACCTGGCGCTCGCGGCGCTGCTCTTCATCACGGCGCCGCGCTGGGTGTTGCTGACGTTCGCGATCCTGATCGCCGTCGCGACGTTGGCGCTCAGCGCAGCGTTTCCCGAACTCGATCTGAGCGTCTCGACCGATTTTCCGCCGGGCGGCGAGAGCGCGAGCTATTGGTCGCCGCTTGGTCTGTTGCAGAACGCGTTCGTGGGTGGCGTTCATCCGGTACTGCCGTGGTTCGCATTTTTGCTGATGGGCATGTGGACCGGCCGACATGATCTGACGGACGCCGCAACGCGCGCGCGGCTGATAGTTTTGGGCGGCGGGCTCGCAGTGTTGGCGCCGCTGCTCTCCATCGCCCTGGAGTACGCGACGGTGGCGGAAATTTTGCCAGATCAAACGCTGAACTATCTCGGCGTCGTGCACGCGCCTTCGCCACTTTACGTGGCCGGCGCCGTCGGCAGCTCGATCTTCATGATCGCGCTCTGCCAAGCCATCGTCGCACGCTTGCCGGCGAACCTGATCGTGCGCGCACTCATTCACGCCGGCCAATTGGCGCTGACCATCTACGTCGCGCACGCGCTGCTGGGCGTCGTCATTCCGCGTGACGTTTTCGGAATTGAGACTTTCGATCTGGTCTTGGTGCTCGCCTACGCGCTCACTTTCTGCGCCGTCGCGGTGATCGCAGCGCATCTCTATCGCCGCAAATTCAGCCGCGGCCCGATCGAAAGCCTGATGCGGATGCTAACGGGCGGCACACCCGAAAAGGACGCAGCGCCCATCCGCGCACAGGCGACCGCGCCGCAAAAATATTGGCTCCAAGTTCTGGCCACCGCCGCATTGGCGCTACTCGCGATCCAATTCACCGGCGCGCCGCCGCACTTCGACTGCGCAACGCCAGCGCTCGACACACGCACCACCGGCGCGCTTTCCCTCCTCTGCCCGCGCCAAAGCTTCGATGTGAGCGTGCCCGCACGCACCGATGTCGTGTTCGAAACCCATTCAAGCCGCGATCTTTATCTGGAGCTCCGCCGCGATGGCGAAACCATCGCGCAAAACGACGATGGCGGCAGCGGCGCCAATGCGCGGATTGCGACCACGCTTGAGCCTGGCGCCTACACGCTGCTCGTCCGCCCCTACGAATCCGCGCACGGCGTCTTTGCACTGACGCGAGTCGATAGCCCGCCCACAGTGGCGACGCTGCTCCCCGGCCAGATCTGTTCGGACTCATGCGCCAGCGCGCGCGATGGCGAGTGCGATGATGGCGGCGCCAATTCGCTCTACGCCGTCTGCGATCTCGGTAGTGATTGCGGCGATTGCGGCATCCGCACCGAAGAAGAATTCCGTGCGCAGCTCGATGCCAACGGGCGCCAATGCCAAAACACCTGCGCCTACGCCAACGACAAAGAATGCGACGACGGCGGCGCAGGCTCACTCAACAGCCTGTGCGCCTATGGCAGCGATTGCAACGATTGCGGACCGCGCGAACCGCGGCTCAGCTCAATGCGCTAA
- a CDS encoding tRNA-binding protein produces the protein MADDPQNNARLPLISMEDFLKVDIRLGTIIDVKVFEEAKKAAYQLWIDFGDPLGVKKSSAQVVQNYDLGELLGRRVAAVVNFEPKQIGKFMSEVLCLGFPDRNGNVVLLNVDRPALSGGRLY, from the coding sequence ATGGCCGACGATCCGCAAAACAATGCGCGCCTGCCGCTGATCTCGATGGAGGATTTCCTGAAGGTGGATATCCGCCTGGGCACCATCATCGACGTGAAGGTGTTCGAGGAAGCGAAAAAGGCTGCGTATCAGCTGTGGATCGATTTCGGCGATCCGCTCGGCGTGAAGAAATCCAGCGCGCAAGTCGTGCAGAATTATGACCTTGGCGAATTGCTCGGCCGTCGCGTCGCCGCTGTCGTGAATTTCGAGCCGAAGCAGATCGGCAAGTTCATGTCGGAAGTGCTCTGCCTCGGCTTCCCGGATCGCAATGGCAATGTCGTGCTGCTGAACGTCGATCGTCCGGCGCTAAGCGGCGGCCGTCTCTATTAG
- a CDS encoding histone deacetylase family protein translates to MLLFTHPSMLRHEPPPGHAEHAGRLQAVLDAFEGLSFDRREAPYATVDAITRVHPSRYVEALEPAFAETEGARVRLDPDTYLSEGSREAIYRAAGACAAAVDAVMAGEDEMAFCAVRPPGHHAEPVSPMGFCIFNNVAIGALHALEAHGLSRVAVVDFDVHHGNGTQTVAEAEPRLLFASTHQAPLYPGTGDARETGIAGNVINAPLPAGAGSAQWRQAMETRVLPALDAFAPELILVSAGFDAHKADPLAQMELDETDFAWAASNLRELSLRHCQGKLVSTLEGGYDLRALARSAQAYVTALQHG, encoded by the coding sequence ATGTTGCTCTTCACGCACCCTTCGATGCTGCGCCACGAACCGCCGCCCGGCCATGCCGAACATGCTGGCCGTCTGCAGGCGGTGCTCGACGCCTTTGAAGGCCTGAGCTTCGACCGTCGCGAAGCGCCGTACGCAACCGTCGACGCGATCACACGCGTGCACCCATCGCGCTATGTCGAAGCGCTGGAGCCTGCATTTGCCGAAACGGAAGGGGCGCGTGTGCGGCTCGATCCCGACACCTATCTCTCCGAAGGCTCGCGTGAGGCCATCTATCGCGCCGCTGGCGCGTGCGCCGCCGCGGTCGATGCGGTGATGGCGGGCGAAGACGAAATGGCGTTCTGCGCCGTGCGTCCGCCGGGGCACCACGCTGAACCAGTTTCGCCGATGGGCTTTTGCATCTTCAACAATGTCGCGATCGGCGCGCTGCATGCACTCGAAGCACATGGGCTCAGTCGCGTCGCTGTCGTCGATTTCGACGTGCACCACGGCAATGGCACGCAAACGGTGGCCGAGGCGGAACCGCGGCTCTTGTTCGCCTCCACGCACCAAGCGCCGCTCTATCCCGGAACCGGCGACGCGCGCGAAACTGGGATCGCGGGCAATGTGATCAACGCACCGCTTCCGGCCGGCGCGGGCAGTGCGCAATGGCGGCAGGCGATGGAGACGCGTGTGCTCCCGGCACTCGACGCTTTCGCACCCGAATTGATCCTGGTTTCAGCGGGTTTTGACGCGCACAAAGCCGACCCGCTCGCGCAGATGGAACTCGACGAGACGGATTTCGCCTGGGCCGCGAGCAACTTGCGCGAACTTTCATTACGCCACTGTCAGGGCAAACTTGTCTCGACTCTGGAGGGCGGGTACGATTTGAGGGCGCTCGCCAGATCGGCCCAGGCCTATGTGACGGCGCTCCAGCACGGCTAG
- a CDS encoding TIR domain-containing protein → MASVVVIHAADDTLPARALAEKLRQSQLNVIIERQGEELRNAIRNAVVTIALWSPRSNTQAELIDEVTAARSMGHVIHAGMQSAAAPEQFRGEQMVNLTGWRGEDDFPAWRELAHLVTSKAGVAPLPEPGPRPASGFFQPGRAADAAPAPQQPRPAQQQRPPQAAPQQARSQPQAAQRPAPEPRPIPRDDEPKKDGNGLVIGVIAIAALAVLGGGAYFFMTQQGGQSGAAWEQVDRNDPDALRAFIENASGDARTEAQAALRALENSAYEEARAAGTIEALQSFLDDFPNSEHSIAARGRIAELQSLPPTPVEGEAPLGELPPTDPNAPAVDPDLVPPNATAPDAGGAPVPLTPAPADNEPLPEPGTETPTN, encoded by the coding sequence ATGGCAAGCGTTGTGGTCATTCACGCCGCGGACGACACGCTGCCGGCGCGTGCGCTGGCCGAAAAGCTGCGCCAGTCGCAGCTCAACGTGATCATCGAACGCCAAGGCGAAGAGCTGCGCAACGCCATTCGCAACGCGGTGGTGACGATCGCGCTCTGGTCTCCGCGCTCTAACACGCAAGCAGAACTGATCGATGAGGTCACCGCCGCACGCTCGATGGGCCACGTCATTCACGCCGGCATGCAGAGTGCTGCAGCGCCCGAGCAATTCCGAGGCGAGCAAATGGTGAACCTCACCGGCTGGCGCGGCGAAGACGATTTCCCCGCCTGGCGCGAGCTGGCGCATTTGGTGACGAGCAAAGCTGGCGTGGCGCCCTTGCCTGAGCCCGGCCCGCGCCCGGCGTCCGGTTTCTTCCAACCCGGCCGCGCCGCCGACGCTGCGCCCGCGCCACAACAGCCGCGCCCAGCGCAGCAACAACGCCCGCCACAAGCCGCGCCGCAACAAGCGCGTTCGCAGCCGCAAGCCGCGCAGCGCCCGGCGCCTGAGCCGCGCCCGATTCCGCGCGATGACGAACCGAAAAAGGACGGCAATGGTTTGGTGATCGGCGTGATCGCCATCGCCGCACTCGCGGTGCTCGGCGGCGGCGCATATTTCTTCATGACCCAACAAGGCGGCCAAAGCGGCGCTGCGTGGGAGCAAGTCGATCGCAACGATCCAGACGCGCTGCGCGCCTTCATCGAAAACGCCAGCGGCGACGCGCGCACCGAAGCGCAAGCCGCGCTACGCGCGCTGGAAAACAGCGCGTACGAAGAAGCCCGCGCCGCCGGCACGATCGAAGCGCTGCAAAGCTTCCTCGATGATTTCCCAAACAGCGAGCACTCGATCGCGGCACGCGGCCGTATTGCCGAACTGCAATCGCTGCCGCCGACGCCGGTTGAAGGCGAAGCGCCGCTCGGCGAGTTGCCGCCGACCGATCCGAACGCACCGGCCGTCGATCCCGATCTCGTGCCACCGAATGCGACCGCGCCAGACGCGGGCGGCGCGCCCGTGCCTCTGACGCCAGCGCCGGCCGACAACGAGCCGCTGCCGGAGCCCGGCACGGAAACCCCGACCAACTAA
- a CDS encoding PepSY domain-containing protein — protein sequence MMKRLRPALLALAAGLAFAAPAFAHGDRGRSGDHDDARRAVEMRQALPLTRIMSIAQEAVPGEIIEIELDHDGDQLIYEVKILARNGRVREVEIDARSGAVLKVEDED from the coding sequence ATGATGAAGCGTCTCCGCCCCGCCCTTCTCGCCCTGGCCGCCGGCCTTGCGTTCGCCGCGCCGGCGTTCGCGCATGGCGATCGTGGACGCAGCGGCGACCACGACGACGCGCGACGCGCTGTCGAAATGCGGCAAGCGCTTCCCCTCACGCGCATTATGAGCATCGCGCAAGAAGCCGTGCCTGGCGAAATCATCGAGATCGAACTTGATCACGATGGCGATCAGCTGATCTATGAGGTCAAGATTCTCGCCCGTAACGGCCGCGTCCGTGAGGTCGAGATCGACGCGCGTTCGGGCGCGGTGCTGAAGGTCGAAGACGAGGATTAA